GCGCCACCTCAGAACCCGTCGACCCGGTGCGCGTGCTGACGAACCGCTCCTCCGGTAAGACCGGACGGGAAGTCGCCCGCGCCTGCTACGTCCGTGGCGCAGACGTGACGCTGGTACAGGACGGCGAGGACGTGCCGTACGCCGAGACGGTCCGGGTGGAAACGGGCGCGGAGATGCTGGCGGCCGTCCTCGACGCGGCGGGGGACGCCGACGCCCTCGTCTCCGCGGCCGCCATCTCGGATTACACCGTCGACGCCGCCGCGGAGAAACTCCGCTCGGGCGAACCGCGGACGCTCGAACTCGAACCGACGCCGAAACTCATCGACCGAGTGCGCGAAGCCCACCCCGACCTGACCGTCGTCGGGTTCAAAGCCGAGACGTCGGGCGACGACGACGAGATGACGGCCGCGGCGCGGCGGATTCTCGACCGCGCCGGACTGGCGTTCGTCGTCGCCAACGACGCCTCGGTGATGGGCGAAGAAGAGACGCGGGCGCTTCTCGTCCGCGCCGACGAGGTGACCGAGTTCTCGGGGTCGAAAGCCGACCTCGGCGCGCGCGTCGCGGCGGAGTTGGCCGCGGTGCTCGCGTAGGTCGACAGGGTTCCCGACGCGCGAGTCCACCGCCGAGGCGCGACTCGGGTCCGGCCCGGATCGACGCCGAACGCCGCTCCGAGAGCCTTATACGACTCGCTCGGGAGGTTCACATGGGAGATGAGTGACGACCGAGACTCCGTATTTGACGACGTCTATCCCGACGAATACCGCGGTCCGAGAGCTCGGATTCCCAACGTCGACGTGCCGAAAGTCGACATCCCGACGACGGACTCGGACGCGATGTCGGACTCGTCGATCACCACGCTGTTCGTCCTCCACGTCGTCATCTGGAACGCCGTCCTGCTGTGTTTCAGTCTCGGACTGATGCTTATCTACTTCCGGCAGAACGGAGCCCTCGGCGGCCAACTGCTCAGCGTCAGCCTCATACTCGCGCTCTACGGGGTGTACCGGTGGCCGAGAGGCGAAGACGGTGACGGCGATAGCGACGACGACGGCAACGACGACAACTGACCGGAAACTCGGAGTCGAAGCGAACGTTCGGGTGCGCTCCGGTGTTTCGCGAGACGGCGCACCCGGAAGCCGGCCGGTCGGGTCGGTCGGGTCGCGTTCAGACGAACATCGCGACGAGGACGCTCAGGATGACGAGCGTCACGAGCGCGACGCTCGTGCCGATGTCCGCCCGCATCGAGACGTCGTCGTCTCGGTCCGCAGAGCGCGCGACGACCGCACGCGGGTCTCTCACCGCGGCGCCGAGAGAGCGCGTGAGGCGCACCGCCGCCCGGTCGACCGCGGCGTACAGTTCTGTGACGCCGACGACGACGGCGCGCGTTCCGTACAGCGCCGCTGGGTTGTAGAGTCTGTCGACGTCGGGAACGCGACCCACCTTCGACAGCGGCTTCTTGATGAGGACGAACCCGACGAGACCGATGACCGCCAGCGCGACGCCCTCGATGACGTGGTCGACGGTGTAGGTGACGTACTCGTGGGAGACGACCGCCTCGGTGGTCACGTCGTAGGGGAGCAGGGCGAACAGCGCCGAGTCGACGACGCCGAAGAACACGCAGAGCGCGGCGACGGCGACCATCGCGACGGTTTGTCCGCGGTTGGCGTCGTCGACGCTGCCCTCGTACTCGCCGTGGAAGAAGGCGTAGTAGCCGAACTTGATGAACGAGAGGAACGTCCCGACGCCCCCGACGAGCAACAGGAGCTCTAAGGTGTGGAAGTCGCCGACCGCGAACGGTCCGGCCGGGAAGTCGTAGTGGCTGGCCGAGATGATGATACCCTTGCTGACGAAGCCGTTGAACAGCGGGAAGCCGGCGATGGAGAGGGCGGCGACGGTGAAGGCGACGGCGGTTATCGGCATCTCGCGGCCGAGACCGCCGAGTTTCTTCAGGCTCTCCCTGTCGGTCCGGTAGATGACGACGCCGGCGGTCATGAACAGGAGCCCCTTGTAGAGGATGTGGTTGAACACGTGGGCCATCGCGCCGGACTGCGCGAGCGTCGTCCCGATGCCGACGCCGGCGACCATGTAGCCGACCTGCGACTGGATGTGATAGGAGAGCAGCCGCCGCATGTCGTTCTGGAACAGCGCGTAGGTCGCCCCGAACACCGCCATGATGCCGCCCATGTAAGCGATGGCGACGTTCCCCTCCGGGAACGCCCGGTACATCCCGTAGACGCCGGTCTTGGTCGTGAACACGCAGAGGAAGACGCTCGCGGCCACGTGCGGCCGCGGGTAGGTGTCGGGCAGCCACGCGTGGAGGCCGACGAACCCGACGTTGACGCCGATGCCGAGGGCCGCGAGCAGAGGCGCGACGGGGCCCGCCATCCCGCCGGCCGTGGCGGTGAACAGAAAGGAACCGACCTCGACGTAGTGCCACGCGACCGCGCCCAACAGGAGCGTGCCGCCGACACCGTGCAGGAGGGCGTACCGGTAGCCGGCGCGCACCGCCCGGCCGCCGTGGTGCCAGACGAGGAGCGTGCTGGTGACGGCCATCAGCTCCCAGAAGAAGATGAGCGACAGCCAGTCGCCGCCGAAGACGGCGCCGAGGCTCGTCCCGACGTACGAGAGGGCGAACGCGGTCTGGAGCGCCGACGCCTCGGAGTACCACGAGTAGAGGACGCCGACTGCGCCGATGAAGCCGAATATCAGCCCCATGAGCGTCGAGAAGGGGTCGACGTTGTACAGCACCGCGTCGAAGCCGAACAGCTGTACCGGGAGGTGCTGGCCCTCGGGGGTCAGCCAGACGTACGGCACGACGACGGCCGTCGCGAGGATGCCGAGGACGTGACCCGCGCGCCGGCCGACGAGCGGAAGCAGCACCGCCGCCAGCAGCACGGGCACGAACGGCGGGACGAGGGGGAGGAGAGAGTCGACCATCAGACCGCCACCCCCGTCACGCCCTCGACGATCAGTCTCACGATTCGCAGGAAGACGGCGGCGTCGGGGACGATACCGAGGAGTATCGACCCCGTCATCGCGAACAGAATCGGACCCAGCATGAACCACGTGGACTCGTCGCCGTTCCAGCGGCGGTGCTCCCACGCGGGGCTGGCGTCGGGGCCGTGTTCGGTGCGGATGTGCGCGGCGGCCTCGGCTCGGTCCGTCATCCCCTGTCCCTCGTGGTCGGACGCGTAGCCGTGGTCGTCGCTCTCGCCGTCAGCGGCCGCGGAGGCGTCGCCGCCGTCGGTCGCCTCCTCGTCGTCAACGGGGGCGTTCCCGCCGTCGGTGGCCGCGTCGGGGTCCGAGCCGGATTTCGACGCGCCGAACCGGCCGCCGAGCACGTGCTCGATGACGGGTTTCTCGTCGCTGTCGGCCGGCGCCTCGAAGAAAGCGGCGTAGACCACCGGCCAGAAGTACGCGATGTTGAGCACGCCCGAGACGAGCAGCGCGGCCGTGAACACGATATCGCCCGCCTGAATCGTCCCGATGAGCAGGAAGTACTTGCTGACGAACCCCGCGACGAGGGGAATCCCGGCCATCCCGAGCGCCGCCACGCCGAAGGCGGTCATCGTCAGCGGCATCCGCTTTCCGATGCCGGCCATGTTGCTGATGTCGTCGGTGTGCGTCTCGACGTGAATCGCGCCCGCACAGAGGAACAGGGTGAGCTTCATGAACGCGTGCGCGGGGATGTGCAGGAGGCCGCCGACGAGCGACAGCGGGTTGAGGACGGCCAACCCGAGAACGATGTAGGATAGCTGACTCACCGTCGAGAACGCCAGCCGCCGCTTGAGGTTGTCCTGCCGGAGCGCGATGATGCTGGAGACGACCAGGGTTATCGCCGCCACGGAGGCCAACAGCACGCCGAGACCGAGGTCGGAGAGCAGTCCGGGACCGTACACGTCGAGCACGAGGCGGGCGATGCCGAACACGCCGGACTTGACGACGGCGACCGCGTGCAGGAGTCCCGAGACGGGCGTCGGCGCGACCATCGCGTCGGGGAGCCACGAGTGAAGCGGCATGAGCGCGGCCTTCACCCCGAAGCCGGCGGCCAACAGCGCGAACGCGGCCCGCGCGAACGTGGGGTCGGCGCCGCTCAACCCGGCGATACCGCCGGGGGTGAACGCCGTCGTCCCCGTCGTCCAGAACACGAGCACCGTCCCGGCGAGGACGGCGACCCCGCCGCCGAACGTGTACGCGAGGTACTTTCGCCCGGCGGCGCGGGCCTCCGCCGTCTCGTCGTGCGCGACGAGCGGGTAGGTCGCCACCGTGAGCAGTTCGTAGAAGACGAACAGCACGATGAGGTTCGCCGAGAAGGCGATTCCGATGGCCGCCGAGATGCTGCCCGCGAACGCCGCGAAGTAGCGGGTCTGGTTGTGCTCGGACAGCCCGCGCATGTAGCCGACGCTGTAGAAACTCGTCACGAGCCACAGCATACTCGCCAGGAGGCCGAACAGGATGCCGAGCGGGTCGGCTCTGAGCGCGAACTGCACCCCGGGCAGGAAGGTCCCGAGGTTCGTCACGTACACCGTCCCGGCGAGGATGCCCGGGACCATGCTCGCGACGACGCCGAGTTTCGTCACGGCGGCGAGGAAGGTCCAACCTTCCCGGAGGTTCGGTCGCCCCGCCGAGGCGAGAATCGGGACGATGGCGATGGCCGAGACGAGCACTGCGACGATCGGTCTGAGTGAGGCGACTTCTGTCATGCGAGGAGACGCGCGATGGTTGGTTCAAGGAGCTGTCCGTACTCGAACGCGGCGACGCCGAGGACGACGGCGAGGACGGCGGCAAGCACCACCGTTGCTCGCATTCCGGTCGAGACGGGGGGGCGTCCGGCGTCGTCCGCCTCTCTCTCCCCTTCGCCGTCGGTGAACAGCGTCTCGTCGGGCGCCGTCTCGGCGCCCGCGTCGACGTCGGGCGACTCGCGGAAGAATATCCGCTCTATCACGCGCGCGAAGTACGCCAGCGTCAGCAGCGTGCTCAGGAGGAGGACTACGACGAGCGGCCAGGCCTGCGCCTCGACGGCGCCCAGGGCGATGTACCACTTGCCGACGAACCCGACCGCCGGCGGCACGCCGACCATGGCGAGCGCGAGGACACCGAACGCGGTCGACCCGACCGGGAAGCGTTCGGCGAGCCCCCGGTAGTCGTCGACCGTCCGAGCGTCGGTTTCGTCGGCGATGAGTCCGCTCGTCAGGAACAGCCCGCCTTTCATCACCGCGTGGCCGACGAGGTGGATCATCGCTCCCGTCAGCGCGGTCCCGTTGGCCACCGCGACGGCGCCGACGATGAGCCCGAACTGCGAGACCGACGAGTAGGCGAGCATGCGCTTTATCTCCCGCTGCGTGACCGCGAGGACGCTCCCGGCGACGATGCTCACGACGGCGGCGGCGACGAGGACGGTCTGCGCGAACGGGTTCGCGGCCAGGAACTCCACGGTGAAGACCGTGAAGACGATTCGAATCAGCGCGTACGCCGCGATGGTCGAGACGAGCGCCGAGATGAGGGCGCTCACGGAGTCCGGCGCGCCGGCGTAGGCGGCCGGCTGCCAGGTGTGTATCGGGAACACCGCTATCTTGACGAACAGACCGACGACGAGGAGGCCGAAGGCCGCCCGGACCAGCGGCGACTCGTAGCCCACCGCCGCGAGTTGCGCCGAGAGGTCGGCCATGTTGAGCGTGCCCGTGGCGACGTACGCGAACCCGATTCCGAGCAGGAACAGCGACGCGCCGACCGTCCCGACGAGGAGGTACTTGAGCGCGGCGCGGGCCGAGCGCCCGCCCTCCCCGCTGGCGACCAGCGCGTACGCGGCCAGCCCCGTTATCTCCAAGAAGACGTACATGTTGAACACGTCGCCGGTGATGCTCATCCCCGACAGCCCGGCGACGAGCAGCAGGTACGTCGCGTAGAACGCGTTCGACCGCGGCCCCGCGACCCGCGCGTACCCGAGGACGCCGAGGGCGACGACGGCCACGAGCACGGCCATCGTCGCGGAGAGGCCGTCGATGACGAGTTCGATGCCGAACGGCGCGGAGAACCCGCCGACGACGTACCGAACCGGCTGCCCGCTGAACGCGCGGCTCGCGAGGACGGCGGCCATTCCGGTCTGGACGAGCGCCGTACAGACGGCGACGGGCCACCCGCTCCGGGAGCGGACGAGTCCCGCGAGCAGCGCCAGGACCGAGCCGAGGAGCGGGACGGCGACGAGGAACGGCGGGAGGTCATTCATCGGAGGTCACTCTCCGAATGGCGTCCTCGTTCAGGGTGCCGTACTCCTCGTAGATGCGGACGATGAGTCCGAGGGCGACGGCGGTGAGGCTGACGCCGACGACGATGGCGGTCAGTATGAGCACGTGCGGCAGCGGACTGACGTACGGCTCCGGGGCCGTCAGGAGCGGCGGACTCGCCCCGTCGACGAACGCGGTCACGATGAAGAACAGGAAGATGCCCGTCTGGAAGACGTTCATCCCGATCACCTTCTTCACCAGGTTCGCGTTTCCGATCATCATGTAGGCGCCGAAACCCAGCAGGAGGAACGACACGAGGTAGTAGATCCGAGAGACCAGAAAGTCGATCACTGTGTATCACTCCAGTTGTTCCGTAGTCCGGAGGCGATGACGAAAAAGAGGCCGGTTACGATCCCCGAGACGACGAGACCGATGGCCAACTCGACGAACTCGATACCGTACTTCGTGGCGTGGTAGAAGCCGTACGCGCTGTACTCGAGGAACCCGCCGCCGAGCAGTACCGAGCCCATCCCGGTCAGCAGGAACGCGAGGACGCCGAGACAGATCATCGCGATGGGAAGTTTCGGTCCGATCCAGTCGCGGGTCGCCTCGATGCCGAAGGCGATGCCGAGCATGAGGACGACGGTCCCCACGATGACGCCGCCTTGGAAACCGCCGCCGGAGGAGTCCGCCCCGTGGAACATCACGAACAGTCCGAGCGTGAAGACGAACGGCATGATCACACGGACGGTCGTCATGATGAGCGGGCTCTCGACGTACGGTGAGCGCCGCTCGGTCGATTCGGTCTCGGACGTCTCGGTGTCTGTGCTCATTCGAACACCTCCTTTTTCAGGACGACGAGGAGGCTGACCCCCGCCGCGTAGACGACGGCGGCCTCCCCCATCGTGTCGAAGCCTCGGTACGCCGCGAGCACGGCCGTCACGGCGTTCTGCACCTCGGTCACCTCGTACGCGTTCGCCAGGTAGTACCTCGTCACGTCGTCGGTCACGACCGCCGTGTCGGCGGCCCCCACCGGCGGGAGCGCGACCAGCGTCGTCGAGAGGACGGCGACGAGAGAGATTGCGACCGCGGCCGCGCGGTAGTCGATGCGCTCTATGGTTCGCTCGTCGGTCGGTCGGGTCGTCTTCGCGATGGTCAACAGGAACAGTATCGTCATCACGCCGGCGCCGACCGCCGCCTCCGTGAGTCCGACGTCGGGCGCGCGGAGGTACACCCAGACGATGGCGATGCCCAGGCTGTACGCGCCGAACGCGATGATCGCTCCGAGCACGTCCCGGAGGAACGCCGTCGCGAACGCGCAACTCACGACGAACACGAGCAGGGCGACCTCTATCGGTTCGATCACTGCTCACCCCCCTCCGCGTCCTCGGTCCACGGTTCGATACCCTGTTCGGCCGCCGCCCGGACGATGGCGTGCGCGGCGGTCGGATTCGTGATGAACATGAACAGTAACAGCAGCGCCGTCTTGACCGTCGACATGCCGCCGTCGAACGCTATCGTCACGGCCGCGAGCGTCAGGACGGCCCCGAGCGTCTCGCTCTTCGAGGTGCTGTGCGCGCGCGTGTACAGGTCGGGGAGACGGACGAGTCCGACGGCGGCGACGATGGCGAAGAAGACGCCGCCGCCGACCAGCGCGACGATGGCGATCTCTCGCGGCGTCATCAGAGCACCCCTCCCCGCTCGACGGTGAACTTCGAGATGGCGATGCTCAACAGGAAGTTCAACAGCGCGTACACGAGGGCGATGTCGAGCGCCCCCGGTTCGCCGATGGCGGCAGCCAGCAGGGCGATGACGATCACCACGTT
This Halogeometricum sp. S3BR5-2 DNA region includes the following protein-coding sequences:
- the coaBC gene encoding bifunctional phosphopantothenoylcysteine decarboxylase/phosphopantothenate--cysteine ligase CoaBC, coding for MLEGVNVALGVSGSIAAVKVVELAHELRRRGASVRGVMTESARGIVHPWAVEFATGEEVVTEITGRVEHVELCGRDGWADVLLLAPATANTVGKIAGAVDDTPVTTCATTALGADVPVVVAPAMHEPMYDHPGVLDAIDRVESWGVRFVAPRVEEGKAKIATEEAIVTDVARATTERSLAGKHVVVTAGATSEPVDPVRVLTNRSSGKTGREVARACYVRGADVTLVQDGEDVPYAETVRVETGAEMLAAVLDAAGDADALVSAAAISDYTVDAAAEKLRSGEPRTLELEPTPKLIDRVREAHPDLTVVGFKAETSGDDDEMTAAARRILDRAGLAFVVANDASVMGEEETRALLVRADEVTEFSGSKADLGARVAAELAAVLA
- a CDS encoding DUF7322 domain-containing protein — its product is MSDDRDSVFDDVYPDEYRGPRARIPNVDVPKVDIPTTDSDAMSDSSITTLFVLHVVIWNAVLLCFSLGLMLIYFRQNGALGGQLLSVSLILALYGVYRWPRGEDGDGDSDDDGNDDN
- a CDS encoding Na(+)/H(+) antiporter subunit D — protein: MVDSLLPLVPPFVPVLLAAVLLPLVGRRAGHVLGILATAVVVPYVWLTPEGQHLPVQLFGFDAVLYNVDPFSTLMGLIFGFIGAVGVLYSWYSEASALQTAFALSYVGTSLGAVFGGDWLSLIFFWELMAVTSTLLVWHHGGRAVRAGYRYALLHGVGGTLLLGAVAWHYVEVGSFLFTATAGGMAGPVAPLLAALGIGVNVGFVGLHAWLPDTYPRPHVAASVFLCVFTTKTGVYGMYRAFPEGNVAIAYMGGIMAVFGATYALFQNDMRRLLSYHIQSQVGYMVAGVGIGTTLAQSGAMAHVFNHILYKGLLFMTAGVVIYRTDRESLKKLGGLGREMPITAVAFTVAALSIAGFPLFNGFVSKGIIISASHYDFPAGPFAVGDFHTLELLLLVGGVGTFLSFIKFGYYAFFHGEYEGSVDDANRGQTVAMVAVAALCVFFGVVDSALFALLPYDVTTEAVVSHEYVTYTVDHVIEGVALAVIGLVGFVLIKKPLSKVGRVPDVDRLYNPAALYGTRAVVVGVTELYAAVDRAAVRLTRSLGAAVRDPRAVVARSADRDDDVSMRADIGTSVALVTLVILSVLVAMFV
- a CDS encoding cation:proton antiporter translates to MTEVASLRPIVAVLVSAIAIVPILASAGRPNLREGWTFLAAVTKLGVVASMVPGILAGTVYVTNLGTFLPGVQFALRADPLGILFGLLASMLWLVTSFYSVGYMRGLSEHNQTRYFAAFAGSISAAIGIAFSANLIVLFVFYELLTVATYPLVAHDETAEARAAGRKYLAYTFGGGVAVLAGTVLVFWTTGTTAFTPGGIAGLSGADPTFARAAFALLAAGFGVKAALMPLHSWLPDAMVAPTPVSGLLHAVAVVKSGVFGIARLVLDVYGPGLLSDLGLGVLLASVAAITLVVSSIIALRQDNLKRRLAFSTVSQLSYIVLGLAVLNPLSLVGGLLHIPAHAFMKLTLFLCAGAIHVETHTDDISNMAGIGKRMPLTMTAFGVAALGMAGIPLVAGFVSKYFLLIGTIQAGDIVFTAALLVSGVLNIAYFWPVVYAAFFEAPADSDEKPVIEHVLGGRFGASKSGSDPDAATDGGNAPVDDEEATDGGDASAAADGESDDHGYASDHEGQGMTDRAEAAAHIRTEHGPDASPAWEHRRWNGDESTWFMLGPILFAMTGSILLGIVPDAAVFLRIVRLIVEGVTGVAV
- a CDS encoding monovalent cation/H+ antiporter subunit D family protein; this encodes MNDLPPFLVAVPLLGSVLALLAGLVRSRSGWPVAVCTALVQTGMAAVLASRAFSGQPVRYVVGGFSAPFGIELVIDGLSATMAVLVAVVALGVLGYARVAGPRSNAFYATYLLLVAGLSGMSITGDVFNMYVFLEITGLAAYALVASGEGGRSARAALKYLLVGTVGASLFLLGIGFAYVATGTLNMADLSAQLAAVGYESPLVRAAFGLLVVGLFVKIAVFPIHTWQPAAYAGAPDSVSALISALVSTIAAYALIRIVFTVFTVEFLAANPFAQTVLVAAAVVSIVAGSVLAVTQREIKRMLAYSSVSQFGLIVGAVAVANGTALTGAMIHLVGHAVMKGGLFLTSGLIADETDARTVDDYRGLAERFPVGSTAFGVLALAMVGVPPAVGFVGKWYIALGAVEAQAWPLVVVLLLSTLLTLAYFARVIERIFFRESPDVDAGAETAPDETLFTDGEGEREADDAGRPPVSTGMRATVVLAAVLAVVLGVAAFEYGQLLEPTIARLLA
- a CDS encoding cation:proton antiporter subunit C — protein: MIDFLVSRIYYLVSFLLLGFGAYMMIGNANLVKKVIGMNVFQTGIFLFFIVTAFVDGASPPLLTAPEPYVSPLPHVLILTAIVVGVSLTAVALGLIVRIYEEYGTLNEDAIRRVTSDE
- a CDS encoding MnhB domain-containing protein; amino-acid sequence: MSTDTETSETESTERRSPYVESPLIMTTVRVIMPFVFTLGLFVMFHGADSSGGGFQGGVIVGTVVLMLGIAFGIEATRDWIGPKLPIAMICLGVLAFLLTGMGSVLLGGGFLEYSAYGFYHATKYGIEFVELAIGLVVSGIVTGLFFVIASGLRNNWSDTQ
- a CDS encoding DUF4040 domain-containing protein, whose translation is MIEPIEVALLVFVVSCAFATAFLRDVLGAIIAFGAYSLGIAIVWVYLRAPDVGLTEAAVGAGVMTILFLLTIAKTTRPTDERTIERIDYRAAAVAISLVAVLSTTLVALPPVGAADTAVVTDDVTRYYLANAYEVTEVQNAVTAVLAAYRGFDTMGEAAVVYAAGVSLLVVLKKEVFE
- the mnhG gene encoding monovalent cation/H(+) antiporter subunit G, giving the protein MTPREIAIVALVGGGVFFAIVAAVGLVRLPDLYTRAHSTSKSETLGAVLTLAAVTIAFDGGMSTVKTALLLLFMFITNPTAAHAIVRAAAEQGIEPWTEDAEGGEQ
- a CDS encoding cation:proton antiporter, with the protein product MTFVENVLLTAAAVFVLTSLVGVFRIVRGPTMPDRVIAVNVIGSNVVIVIALLAAAIGEPGALDIALVYALLNFLLSIAISKFTVERGGVL